The Neovison vison isolate M4711 chromosome 13, ASM_NN_V1, whole genome shotgun sequence genome includes a region encoding these proteins:
- the PLEKHG3 gene encoding pleckstrin homology domain-containing family G member 3 isoform X4 — translation MLLSPGDSPGPEKERFSGGFQNLPGVPLLGSDARMPVSASLRQDGSQERPVSLTSSTSSSGSSRDSRGAMEEPSGSGASAENGAGSPRGRHPPNGNTSSSSWLSGRGPLSPFGGRAPAAPVHKLSYLGRVVREIVETERMYVQDLRSIVEDYLLKIIDTPGLLKPEQVSALFGNIENIYALNSQLLRDLDSCNSDPVAVASCFVERSQEFDIYTQYCNNYPNSVAALTECMRDKQQAKFFRERQELLQHSLPLGSYLLKPVQRILKYHLLLQEIAKHFDEEEDGFEVVEDAIDTMTCVAWYINDMKRRHEHAVRLQEIQSLLINWKGPDLTIYGELVLEGTFRVHRVRNERTFFLFDKALLITKKRGDHFVYKGHIPCSSLMLIESTRDSLCFTVTHYKHSKQQYNIQAKTAEEKRSWTHHIKRLILENHHTTIPQKAKEAILEMDSYYPSRYRCSPERLKKAWSSQDEVSTHARQGRRQSEPGQPSFLRATLPSRQRGFVEPGLNGRRKSEPTRHLLRQLSEKGAARAAGMKEKGRRESEGPQSCRRSSSRSPTSAEKCVSFESTSPRLEVEPDPEPELEQEVFVAMEVPSIEEMPSDTESPEVLETQLGAHQELLGLEPPGDMVGFVVAESTEDLKALSSEEEEDMGPTLDTESLLPPSVLDQASVIAERFASSFSRRSSLALEDGKASGFGSPRLASRSSSVLSLEGSDKGPAWPGSTTDALSSQPPPDSTVGVATDSGPSVNGLEPSSPGCPAEPDRPSCKRKASTLSTRDRLLLDKIKSYYESAEHRDAGFSVRRRESLSYIPKGLVRNSVSRFNSLPRPDPEPMALPGHKRQVGSQPPSWALCDLPGAGQASAGESAPITDAEFRPSSEIVKIWEGMESSRESSLQGPGQGQANGFDLHEPLFILEEHELGAITEESATASPESASPTEQPSPAHLARELKELVKELSSSVQGELVTPLHPRIVQLSHVMDGPMSERVKNKVYQLARQYSLRIKSKSVTGRPPLQWGKAAPTIPCLQEEAGAPSGSRGKRKPVLSLLSDEQMVAQEHSPPKPGSPRHFSFSPTTASPRTTSPGARPSSRSPLSPFDTETFTWPDVRELCSKYASHDEAFQAEGSRHRGPPVNRSRSAPENMVEPPLAGRVGRCCSVGARRGQGGPEAAQLEPPGRLPQSRPVGEEALYVTADLTLENNRRVIVMEKAPPPRSVGGLEEGSGQRPHTPVATVGQGLDFQESGISRSPEYWQKEEGPRDPADPGQQGRVRNLREKFQALNSVG, via the exons AACCTCCCTGGAGTGCCCTTGCTAGGCAGCGATGCCAGGATGCCCGTCTCTGCCTCCCTCCGCCAGGATGGCAGCCAGGAGCGACCGGTGAGCCTGACCTCAAGCACGTCCTCATCGGGCTCCTCCCGGGACAGCCGTGGGGCCATGGAGGAGCCCAGTGGCTCCGGGGCGTCGGCCGAGAATGGGGCAGGCTCCCCGCGTGGCCGGCATCCCCCCAACGGCAACACTAGCTCCAGCAGCTGGCTGAGCGGGAGGGGGCCGCTGTCCCCGTTCGGCGGAcgggccccagcagccccagtgCACAAGCTCAGCTACCTGGGCCGCGTGGTGCGGGAGATCGTGGAGACGGAGCGGATGTACGTGCAGGACCTGCGCAGCATTGTGGAG GACTACCTCTTGAAGATCATCGACACACCTGGGCTGCTGAAACCGGAACAAGTTAGTGCCCTCTTTGGGAACATAGAAAACATTTATGCACTGAACAG CCAGCTACTCCGAGACCTGGACAGCTGCAACAGTGACCCTGTGGCTGTGGCCAGCTGCTTTGTGGAAAGG AGTCAAGAGTTTGATATCTACACGCAGTATTGCAACAACTACCCCAA CTCAGTGGCCGCCCTGACGGAGTGCATGCGGGACAAGCAGCAGGCCAAGTTCTTCCGGGAGCGGCAGGAGCTCCTCCAGCACTCTCTGCCCCTGGGCTCCTACTTGCTGAAGCCCGTGCAGCGCATCCTCAAGTACCACCTGCTGCTGCAG GAAATTGCCAAACATTTTGATGAAGAAGAGGATGGCTTCGAGGTGGTGGAGGACGCCATCGACACCATGACCTGCGTGGCTTGGTACATCAATGACATGAAGAGAAGGCACGAGCATGCGGTCCGGCTCCAG GAGATCCAGTCGCTGCTCATCAACTGGAAGGGGCCAGACCTGACCATCTACGGAGAGCTCGTCCTGGAGGGCACGTTTCGTGTGCACCGCGTGCGCAACGAGAGGACCTTCTTCCTCTTCGACAAAGCGCTGCTCATCACCAAGAAGCGCGGCGATCACTTTGTCTACAAGGGTCATATCCCG tgCTCCTCCCTGATGCTGATCGAAAGCACCAGAGACTCCCTGTGCTTCACTGTCACCCACTACAAGCACAGCAAGCAGCAGTACAACATCCAG GCCAAAACAGCAGAGGAGAAACGGAGCTGGACTCACCACATCAAGAGGCTCATCCTGGAGAACCACCACACCACCATCCCGCAGAAG gCCAAGGAAGCCATCTTGGAAATGGATTCCTACT ATCCCAGTCGGTACCGCTGCAGCCCAGAGCGCCTGAAGAAGGCCTGGTCTTCCCAGGACGAGGTGTCCACCCACGCGCGACAGGGGCGCCGACAGTCTG AGCCTGGTCAGCCCTCGTTCCTCCGGGCCACACTCCCCAGCAGGCAGCGAGGCTTCGTGGAGCCAGGCCTTAATGGCCGTAGGAAGTCGG AGCCAACCAGACATCTGCTCAGGCAACTCAGTGAGAAAG GTGCAGCCAGAGCAGCAGGAATGAAG GAGAAGGGGCGCAGGGAGTCCGAAGGCCCCCAGAGCTGTAGAAGATCCAGCAGCCGATCTCCAACTAGTGCTGAGAAGTGCGTGAGCTTCGAGTCCACTTCTCCCCGGCTAGAG GTTGAAccagaccctgagcctgagcTGGAGCAGGAAGTATTTGTCGCCATGGAAGTTCCCAGCATTGAGGAGATGCCCTCAGACACGGAGTCTCCAGAAGTCCTGGAAACACAGCTTGGTGCCCACCAGGAGCTGCTGGGGCTGGAACCCCCGGGTGACATGGTGGGCTTCGTGGTGGCCGAGAGCACTGAGGACCTTAAAGCTCTGagcagtgaggaggaggaggacatggggcCCACACTGGACACCGAGAGCCTCCTGCCGCCCTCTGTGCTGGACCAGGCCAGCGTCATTGCCGAGCGCTTCGCCAGCAGCTTCTCTCGGCGGAGCAGTCTGGCATTGGAGGACGGCAAGGCCAGCGGCTTCGGGAGCCCAAGGCTGGCGAGCCGCAGCAGCAGTGTGCTCAGCCTCGAGGGCAGCGACAAGGGCCCAGCCTGGCCCGGCAGCACCACGGATGCCCTCAGCTCGCAGCCGCCCCCTGACAGCACTGTGGGAGTGGCCACGGACAGTGGCCCTTCGGTCAATGGGTTGGAGCCCTCAAGCCCAGGCTGCCCAGCAGAGCCCGACAGGCCTTCCTGCAAGAGGAAGGCGTCGACCCTCTCCACCCGAGACCGGCTGTTGCTGGACAAAATCAAGAGCTACTATGAAAGTGCAGAGCACCGTGATGCAGGCTTTAGCGTTCGGCGCCGGGAGAGCCTCTCCTACATCCCCAAGGGGCTGGTGAGAAACTCTGTCTCCAGATTCAACAGCCTTCCCAggccagacccagaacccatggCTCTGCCGGGGCATAAGAGGCAGGTGGGCTCCCAGCCGCCTTCGTGGGCTCTGTGTGACCTCCCGGGAGCTGGCCAGGCTAGTGCTGGGGAGTCAGCTCCTATCACAGATGCTGAGTTCCGGCCGTCTTCAGAAATCGTAAAGATCTGGGAGGGAATGGAGTCTTCCAGGGAGAGCTCTCTGCAGGGGCCTGGCCAAGGCCAGGCCAATGGTTTTGACCTGCACGAGCCCCTCTTTATCCTGGAGGAGCACGAGCTGGGGGCCATCACTGAGGAGTCGGCCACCGCCTCCCCTGAGAGCGCCTCCCCCACGgagcagcccagcccagcccacctgGCCCGGGAGCTGAAGGAGCTGGTGAAGGAGCTGAGCAGCAGCGTCCAGGGGGAGCTGGTGACTCCGCTGCACCCCCGCATCGTACAGCTCTCCCACGTGATGGATGGCCCCATGAGCGAGCGAGTCAAGAACAAGGTCTACCAGCTGGCCCGCCAGTATAGCCTCCGCATCAAGAGCAAGTCTGTGACAGGCAGGCCTCCTCTCCAGTGGGGAAAGGCAGCTCCCACCATTCCTTGCCTGCAGGAGGAGGCCGGAGCACCCTCAGGCAGCAGAG GTAAGAGAAAGCCGGTGCTGTCCCTCCTCAGCGATGAGCAGATGGTGGCCCAGGAGCACAGCCCGCCCAAGCCTGGCTCTCCTCGGCATTTCTCCTTCAGCCCCACTACTGCCAGCCCGAGGACCACCTCGCCTGGGGCCCGGCCTTCCTCTCGAAGCCCCCTCAGCCCCTTTGACACTGAGACCTTCACCTGGCCTGATGTCCGAGAGCTCTGCTCCAAGTATGCCTCCCACGACGAGGCATTCCAGGCCGAGGGTAGCCGGCACCGCGGCCCGCCTGTCAACCGCAGCCGCTCGGCGCCTGAGAACATGGTGGAGCCCCCTCTGGCGGGCAGGGTGGGCCGCTGCTGCAGCGTGGGTGCCAGGAGGGGCCAGGGGGGCCCAGAGGCCGCCCAGCTTGAGCCTCCTGGGAGGTTGCCCCAAAGCAGGCCGGTTGGAGAGGAGGCCCTGTATGTCACGGCGGACCTCACCCTGGAGAACAACCGGCGGGTGATTGTCATGGAGAAggcgcccccgccccgctccgTTGGGGGACTGGAGGAGGGCAGTGGGCAGAGACCTCACACACCAGTAGCCACAGTGGGACAGGGCCTGGATTTCCAGGAGTCTGGAATTTCCAGGAGTCCAGAGTATTGGCAAAAGGAAGAGGGTCCCAGGGACCCAGCGGACCCAGGCCAGCAGGGCAGAGTGAGAAACCTGCGGGAGAAATTCCAGGCCTTGAACTCCGTAGGTTGA